The nucleotide sequence GATCCGGTTCCGCAATGCCGAGACGGGCAAGCCGGAGCTGGTGCACACCCTGAACGGTTCAGGCCTGGCCGTGCCCCGCGTGCTGGCGGCGCTGCTGGAAAACAACCTGCAGGCTGACGGGCGGGTCAAGCTGCCGGCCGCCTTGGTGCCCTACTTCGGCAAGGAGTACGTGGGGTTCAAGTGAACCGGCGACAACAGGCGGAGCGGGTGGGAGCGGCGCTGCCGAAGTCCGGCCTGCATCCCGCCGTGTTGCGCTGGGTGGCGGCGAAAAAAAGCCGCGGACCCTGGGGTGTAGCCTTGTCGGGCGGCGCGGACTCGCTGGCCCTGCTGTATGTCCTGCGGGCGCACTGGCCGGAGCAGCCGCTCATCGCCCTGCATTTCAATCACCGCCTCCGCGGCCGGGCGAGCGAGGCGGATGCCAAATTCTGCCGGGAAGTCACGCGGGCGCTGGGAATCAAAGGCATGACGGGGGTCTGGCGGGCGGCGCCAAAGCACGCCAGCGAGGCGACGGCCCGGGCGGCGCGGCAGGCGTTCTTCGCCCGCGCCATGCAGCAGACCGGCGCACGCGTGCTCTGGCTCGCCCATCAGCAGGACGATATCGCCGAATCCCTGCTCATGCGCCTGGCCCGCGGCAGCGGGACCGGGGGCTTGGCGTCGCCCCGGCCGGTGCAGACCTTCGCCGATGGGCGCGTGTATTTGCGACCGCTGCTGGGCCTGAAAAAGGCGACCCTGCAGGCGGCGCTGAAAACGGTCGGGGTGAGATGGCGGGAGGACGTCACCAACCGGGGATCACAGTATTTCCGCAACCGGGTGCGGCGCGACGTGATCCCTCGCTGGCAGGAGGCCGCCGGACGCGACGCGGTGGCGGGGGCGGCGCGGACCCGCGAGCTGTTGGAGGAGGATGATGCCGCCCTGGAGGCCTGGCTGGAGCGGCTGGCCCCGCTCCGGCGGGGCGTCCTGGACATGTCCGCGCTGGACGGAGTGCCCCGGGCGGTGACGCGGCGGGCTTTGCACCGCTGGCTGCTGGCGGTGCAGCCTGACACTGATCTCTCCCGGCAGGGATTTGAGGTCTTGCTGGCGGCGGTGGAGCGAGGCACAGCCACGCGTTTCAGTCTGGGGCGGACCGGCTTTGCGGTGATCCGGCAGGGTAAACTGGGCTATCGCCGGGGCTAGGCGTTCCGATTAGGACCGAAGATTCAACCCCGCCCCGATTGACTTATCCGGGGGGAACCTCCACGTTGGCCGACACTCTAATCCCTCATGTCCGATAACGAAGACAACAAGAAGCGCCGACCCCTGAAGAGCATGCCCCCGGACGGTTTTCCGCTGAAAACGGGCCTCATCTGGGTCGCCATCATCCTCGCGATCGCGGCGATCTTCTGGTTGAATCCGCCCAAGACGCCGCAGCCGGCCGTGCTGAACATCCAGCGGGTGGTCGAGTTTGCGCAGGAGGGCAAGATTGCCAACGGGTACATCCGGAGCGACGCGACCGGCGGCCGGGACTGGTCGGTGCTGACGGGCGAGACCACGGAGCCCATCCTCCAGAACAGCGCGGGCACGGCGACCAAGGCTTTCACCGCCACGGGTCGCCTGACGGACAGCAACCTGGAGCAGCTCCAGAAATCCAAGGTTTTCATCGAGAAGCCGGCCACCACGGCGATGACGCAGCTGCTCTATAACGTGCTGCCTTTCATCGTGGTCATCGGTCTGCTTTATTTCCTTTTCGTCCGGCAGCTGAAGAGCGCCGGCAAGGGCGCGCTCAGCTTCGGCAAGAGCCGCGCGAAGATGCTCACCCGGGACAAGGACCGCATCACCTTCTCCGACGTCGCCGGTTGCGACGAAGCCAAGGAGGAAGTGAGCGAAGTGGTCGAGTTCCTCAAGGACCCGAAGAAGTTCCAGAAGATCGGCGGCCGGATTCCCAAGGGCATCCTGATGGTCGGACCTCCCGGCACGGGCAAGACCCTGCTGGCCAAGGCGATCGCCGGTGAGGCGGATGTGCCGTTCTTCTCGATCAGCGGTTCCGACTTCGTGGAGATGTTTGTCGGCGTGGGTGCCAGCCG is from Lacunisphaera limnophila and encodes:
- the tilS gene encoding tRNA lysidine(34) synthetase TilS — its product is MNRRQQAERVGAALPKSGLHPAVLRWVAAKKSRGPWGVALSGGADSLALLYVLRAHWPEQPLIALHFNHRLRGRASEADAKFCREVTRALGIKGMTGVWRAAPKHASEATARAARQAFFARAMQQTGARVLWLAHQQDDIAESLLMRLARGSGTGGLASPRPVQTFADGRVYLRPLLGLKKATLQAALKTVGVRWREDVTNRGSQYFRNRVRRDVIPRWQEAAGRDAVAGAARTRELLEEDDAALEAWLERLAPLRRGVLDMSALDGVPRAVTRRALHRWLLAVQPDTDLSRQGFEVLLAAVERGTATRFSLGRTGFAVIRQGKLGYRRG